The following are encoded in a window of Candidatus Nitrosotalea sinensis genomic DNA:
- a CDS encoding SDR family NAD(P)-dependent oxidoreductase: MNYNKKVVVITGASSGIGEQSAEKFAQLHAIVILVSRNEEKLQQISSRLSKYQTTILVYACDISKKDQVDKMAKFVIEKFGSVDVLVNNAGFGIYDTVEKIKVEEMESQMSTNFFGMMYCIKAFLPKMLEKRSGHIVNVASVAGSVGIPGMASYCASKFAMLGFSESLYHELKGTGVGITVVSPIMVRTNFFDHVSFGKMPRYSSTSLDPKTVANAIIKASSSPRLEIVVPQFVRFVIWLKQTLPYIINPIIGGIFRRSLKSKI; encoded by the coding sequence TTGAACTATAACAAAAAAGTAGTGGTTATCACAGGTGCATCAAGCGGAATTGGCGAACAATCTGCTGAAAAATTTGCACAACTGCATGCAATTGTAATACTAGTATCTAGAAATGAAGAGAAACTACAGCAAATATCTTCTAGGTTATCAAAATATCAAACTACTATACTTGTTTATGCTTGCGATATATCAAAAAAAGATCAAGTAGACAAGATGGCTAAATTTGTAATTGAAAAATTTGGCAGTGTAGATGTACTTGTCAACAATGCAGGTTTTGGGATATATGACACTGTAGAAAAAATTAAAGTTGAAGAAATGGAATCACAAATGAGTACAAATTTTTTTGGTATGATGTATTGCATCAAGGCCTTTTTACCAAAGATGTTGGAGAAACGGTCTGGTCATATTGTCAATGTAGCTTCTGTGGCTGGAAGTGTTGGTATTCCTGGAATGGCATCTTACTGTGCATCAAAATTTGCCATGTTGGGATTCTCTGAATCTTTATATCATGAACTTAAAGGAACCGGTGTTGGAATAACAGTAGTTAGTCCAATAATGGTACGAACCAATTTTTTTGATCATGTATCTTTTGGTAAAATGCCTAGATATTCTTCAACATCACTTGATCCAAAAACCGTTGCAAATGCCATAATCAAAGCCTCCTCTTCGCCCAGGCTTGAAATTGTTGTACCTCAATTTGTCAGATTTGTGATATGGCTAAAACAAACACTGCCATACATAATAAACCCGATAATTGGCGGAATTTTTAGAAGATCACTTAAATCTAAAATATGA
- a CDS encoding thiamine biosynthesis protein, producing the protein MVEKTVLVVFPSIYSLNKINSLETNIKKILKINNQHHGDLRKNESLIIIEADDPVLASSAVNLLFGIEKITIAKEVDSDFDTVLAAITNTTLSLLVKGEKFHIKIDGKTRNFLAKDLEITAMSSLIDKVSHLGAKPGSESDHDRQVYVYLTDTHAYVCIFVDKGLGGIPYNSQRSEILCCVYDELSAISCLQTIKMGFDVKILVCYRSEPDLLKLVKIVNKILPHMIEENQSIRICKIKGIANVFTRIITITQILTSIASKEKIGRVSLGISPMIFPASFCEHNANLVLQNKIIPWFALSGIDSEIFENAKKMGLEKYISSLDELCRNHPNNRKINTSETMKYVKDVLKTCKIITITVGSKNIHDIIDSLKSNH; encoded by the coding sequence ATGGTAGAAAAAACAGTACTTGTTGTTTTTCCATCAATTTACTCATTAAATAAAATAAATAGCCTTGAAACAAATATTAAAAAAATTCTCAAAATAAATAATCAACACCATGGTGATCTACGAAAGAATGAATCATTAATAATAATAGAAGCAGATGATCCTGTTCTTGCATCATCTGCAGTGAATCTCTTATTTGGAATAGAAAAAATTACAATTGCAAAAGAAGTAGATAGTGATTTTGATACAGTCTTGGCAGCCATTACAAATACTACACTAAGTCTACTAGTAAAAGGAGAAAAATTTCATATCAAGATTGATGGAAAGACTAGAAATTTTCTTGCAAAAGATCTTGAAATTACAGCAATGTCTTCTCTAATAGACAAAGTTAGTCACCTTGGAGCAAAACCTGGTTCTGAGTCAGATCATGATAGGCAGGTATATGTCTATTTGACAGATACACATGCCTATGTTTGTATTTTTGTAGACAAGGGACTGGGTGGTATTCCATACAATTCACAAAGATCAGAGATCTTGTGTTGTGTGTATGATGAATTGTCTGCAATATCATGCCTTCAAACCATAAAGATGGGATTTGATGTGAAAATTCTTGTCTGTTATCGTAGTGAACCTGATTTACTCAAGCTTGTAAAAATTGTAAATAAAATATTGCCACACATGATTGAAGAGAATCAGAGTATTAGAATTTGTAAGATAAAGGGAATTGCAAATGTGTTTACCAGAATTATTACAATAACTCAGATACTAACATCAATAGCATCCAAAGAAAAGATTGGTAGAGTTTCCTTAGGAATATCTCCAATGATATTTCCAGCTTCTTTTTGTGAGCATAATGCAAACTTAGTATTACAAAATAAAATAATTCCATGGTTTGCTCTTTCAGGTATAGATTCTGAAATTTTTGAAAATGCAAAAAAGATGGGACTTGAAAAATACATTTCAAGCTTAGACGAATTGTGCAGGAATCATCCCAATAATAGAAAAATTAACACGTCTGAAACTATGAAATATGTAAAAGATGTTCTAAAGACTTGCAAGATTATCACAATCACAGTGGGTTCAAAAAACATACATGACATAATTGATTCGTTGAAATCAAATCACTGA
- a CDS encoding phosphoadenylyl-sulfate reductase: protein MPRFTAETIQQLNKDLQTPQDVLKWSLDNLHPKIAMASSFGAEDVVVIDMLMKINPKARIFTLDTGRLNQETYDVMDEIRKKYNLTIEVMFPDQNEVEQMVRVNGLNLFYQSIGNRKLCCGIRKVHPLNRMLSTLDGWITGLRADQTEVRSSANKIEIDEQHSGMLKINPIIEWTWDQTWDYIKKNNVPYNKLHDKGFPSIGCEPCTRAIKSGEPLRAGRWWWESDSQKECGLHADHG from the coding sequence ATGCCAAGGTTTACCGCTGAAACAATACAGCAATTAAATAAAGATCTACAAACTCCTCAGGATGTTCTCAAGTGGTCTTTAGATAATCTTCATCCAAAAATAGCAATGGCATCAAGTTTTGGAGCAGAGGATGTAGTGGTGATTGACATGCTAATGAAAATAAATCCAAAAGCAAGGATCTTTACTCTTGACACTGGAAGACTAAATCAAGAAACATATGATGTAATGGATGAGATACGTAAAAAATACAATCTAACTATTGAAGTAATGTTTCCAGACCAAAATGAAGTAGAACAAATGGTTCGCGTAAATGGTCTAAATCTATTCTATCAAAGCATTGGTAACAGAAAACTTTGTTGTGGCATACGAAAAGTTCATCCTCTAAACAGGATGCTTTCAACACTGGATGGATGGATTACTGGATTAAGAGCAGATCAAACTGAAGTACGATCAAGTGCAAATAAAATTGAAATTGATGAGCAACACAGTGGAATGCTTAAGATAAATCCTATAATAGAATGGACTTGGGACCAAACATGGGATTATATCAAGAAAAACAATGTTCCCTATAACAAATTACATGACAAAGGATTTCCAAGTATTGGATGTGAGCCATGCACTCGTGCAATCAAATCTGGAGAACCATTACGAGCTGGACGCTGGTGGTGGGAATCTGACTCTCAGAAAGAATGCGGACTGCATGCAGACCACGGGTAA
- a CDS encoding glycosyltransferase, with amino-acid sequence MKKIGGFIYPWGNGHFTRMMHLNDTIHETIKDVEMHYTSSGEIYQKLLKKFPKERIHNIEMPVPIDGKKGPSISLSTLNFLLPMSGRPPLLSVVTKYLRNEGRLYNKEKFDLVVNDGDVGSNAIAQRRDIKCIFITNQFKPKLWASRFYLYPGVIYVSKNIERATKILVADSPPPYTICEYNLNFPDKIKEKVVYVGHFSNSTTTHSKPKSDLEKLIENVDSFGYWMITGNQSTKKITLENYKNAFHSTEMANQRRVISHASADSALDKVLGRDGKTYSISEALEKKIDWIQIDAGFLSEQEKDTVLNLCKYSVINGSHTAMGEILGAKAKPIIGIPVYDEHTNQIQWAQDRNLGVLATNVKQTVKAVSLIHKDYNKYQENLAEFSRNYNTDGTKNTVKIISEMLEN; translated from the coding sequence ATGAAGAAGATTGGAGGATTCATCTATCCTTGGGGAAATGGTCATTTCACCAGAATGATGCACCTAAACGATACAATTCATGAGACGATAAAGGATGTAGAAATGCATTATACCAGCAGTGGTGAGATCTATCAAAAATTATTAAAAAAATTTCCAAAAGAGAGAATCCACAACATTGAGATGCCCGTACCAATAGATGGTAAAAAAGGTCCCAGCATATCGCTATCTACTCTTAACTTTCTATTGCCAATGTCAGGAAGACCTCCTTTGCTTTCAGTAGTTACTAAATATCTGAGAAATGAAGGAAGATTATACAATAAAGAAAAATTCGATCTTGTAGTAAATGATGGAGATGTAGGGTCAAATGCAATAGCACAAAGAAGAGACATCAAATGCATTTTCATTACAAATCAATTCAAGCCAAAGTTATGGGCATCCAGATTTTACTTGTATCCAGGAGTGATATACGTATCAAAAAATATTGAAAGAGCAACAAAAATACTTGTTGCAGATTCTCCTCCACCATATACAATCTGTGAATACAATCTTAACTTCCCTGACAAGATAAAGGAAAAAGTTGTGTATGTAGGACATTTTTCAAATAGCACAACAACACATTCCAAGCCTAAATCAGATTTAGAGAAATTGATTGAAAATGTAGATAGCTTTGGATATTGGATGATAACAGGCAATCAGTCAACAAAAAAGATAACTTTGGAAAATTACAAAAATGCGTTTCACAGTACAGAGATGGCCAACCAACGAAGGGTAATATCACATGCAAGTGCAGATTCTGCACTTGACAAGGTTTTGGGAAGAGATGGAAAAACATATTCAATTTCTGAAGCATTGGAAAAAAAAATAGATTGGATTCAGATAGATGCAGGATTTTTGTCAGAACAGGAAAAAGATACTGTCTTAAATTTATGCAAATATTCAGTGATAAATGGTTCTCATACTGCAATGGGTGAGATACTGGGAGCCAAGGCAAAACCAATCATAGGCATACCAGTGTATGATGAACATACTAATCAAATACAATGGGCTCAAGATAGGAACCTCGGAGTTTTAGCTACGAATGTAAAACAGACTGTCAAGGCAGTATCTCTCATACATAAAGACTATAACAAATACCAAGAAAATCTAGCAGAGTTTTCAAGAAACTACAATACAGATGGAACAAAGAATACTGTAAAAATTATCTCTGAAATGTTAGAGAACTAG